The Oncorhynchus tshawytscha isolate Ot180627B linkage group LG08, Otsh_v2.0, whole genome shotgun sequence genome window below encodes:
- the LOC112256344 gene encoding uncharacterized protein C4orf45-like — MESSTVVQVRLPQAYGQRMLFTGPDGIGDYKARLIDFPRYIGVGPLTPEGTSDLNYLCRPAPCAPPPMPKQCCIGGVGWGMEYHQLLNSRTLLSNMQIKRAEFRSALEDRVTHRYQNPWQAPPHFLDKQSVGARSKLAWTHKYDCYIQDNNKQFLLNRRLTHSEKR, encoded by the exons ATGGAGAGTAGCACAGTGGTACAAGTAAGGCTCCCCCAAGCCTATGGTCAAAGGATGCTTTTTACAG GTCCAGATGGAATTGGAGACTACAAGGCAAGATTGATCGACTTTCCCCGCTACATTGGCGTTGGCCCTTTGACACCTGAGGGTACAAGCGATTTGAATTACCTGTGCCGGCCTGCTCCCTGCGCCCCACCCCCCATGCCCAAACAGTGTTGCATTGGAGGGGTGGGATGGGGCATGGAATATCACCAGCTGTTGAACAGTAGGACGCTGCTCAGCAATATGCAAATTAAG AGAGCTGAATTCCGCTCAGCCCTTGAGGACAGAGTCACCCACAGATATCAAAACCCATG GCAAGCACCGCCCCACTTTCTAGATAAGCAATCTGTTGGAGCCCGCAGCAAACTCGCATGGACACACAAGTACGACTGTTATATCCAAGATAACAACAAACAGTTCCTTCTCAACAGG AGATTAACTCATTCAGAGAAACGCTGA